From the Entelurus aequoreus isolate RoL-2023_Sb linkage group LG13, RoL_Eaeq_v1.1, whole genome shotgun sequence genome, the window TGTAAGATGtgactcctcctcttcttttttaaTGTGAGGGGACTGTGGTTTCTCCTGCTCCATCCTGGAGGTCCACTCCTGTTGCTCAGGaagaagatgttcttcacagacgtctgcaggacacgaaAACACAAACACATGATTTAGAAAAGTCTAcctttgctcagtcacatgagaCAATGTGGATATTATTGCACTTtcctttgtgtgcttagttttacagtaacttaactGTAGTATCAGTAAACAACCTCAAGTTGGACGTTTGTTCAGCTCTAATTTACCAGACTTTTTATTTGCCAAActaattttgaaaaataaattaaaaatgtatcatGTAACTAGAAAAGTATATATTGATACCGCTTCACATTCAATTATGTAAAttagatgattgattgattgattgaagcttctattagtagattgcacagtgcagtacatattccgtacaattgaccactaatggtaacacccgaataagtttttcaatttgtttaagtggtggtccacttaaattgattcatgatacagatatatactatatatatattatcatcataatacagtcattacaCAAGATAACCAtccgagtatatacattgaattatttacattatttacaatccggggtgtgggatgtggagggttaggtttggttgatatcaacacttcagtcgtcaacaattgtatcatcagagaaatggacattgaaacagtgtaggactgacttggtaggatatgtacagcaagtagtggacatagagagagagagatcagaaagcataagaataagtatctacatttgattatttacaatccggggaggtgggatgtggaagggggagggtgttagttaagggttgaagttgcctggaggtgttcttttagtgcgggtttgaaggaggatagagatgccctttcttttacacctattggtagtgcattccatattgatgtggcatagaaggagaatgagttaagacctttgttagatcggaatctgggtttaaagtggttagtggagctccccctggtgttgtggttatggcggtcatttacgttaaggaagtagtttgacatgtacttcggtatcagggaggtgtagcggattttatagactaggctcagtgcaagttgttttactctgtcctccaccctgagccagcccactttggagaagtgggtaggagtgaggtgtgatctggggtggaggtctagaagtaatctgactagcttgttctgggatgtggTGATGACGGTGGTGTAAAAGGAAACTGCTTTATCTTTTACATTTTTCCTATCATACACTACCTTCATGTGACAAAGAAcaaatgtctttctttttgtgcattctaagtaaaaaaaaacaggctaGTAAAAGTTGCCTAAAAATGTAGCTAATGGGACTAATCTATTCCGCTTTTAATTTCCTCtgtaaaaacatataaaaactgccaaactcagtggcctagtggttagagtgtccgccctgagatcggtaggttgtgagttcaaaccctgaccgagtcaaaccaaagactttaaaaatgggacccattacctccctgcttggggttggaattgggggttaaatcaccaaaaatgcccactgctcccctcacctcccagggggtgaacaaggggatgggtcaaatgcagaggacacatttcaccacacctagtgtgtgtgtgacaatcattggtacttgaactttaacatGTCGTGATCTGCATATTACGCAAgtattagcaacattgttattttaagagctaacgcagaggaactgttTGACATACTGATTTGCTGCATCGCCTCTCAGGTGGTTAAAGTTTGACTGGATGATAAATCATGCTATTCGAAACCATTACTTCTACTGTCAGCTGCCTCTTGctagagccccccccccccccaaaattagaatgcacaaaaagaaAACGACATGTgtccttgtctcacatagggcTTGTGAAAGATatgtaaaataaattacaaaaagtgCAACTCCCCTTAACTATTGCCCTAGATTGCAGTTCAGTGGAAGACAATGCAGTTGTATTTATTatacagtttattttatttttttgtctgcaaaaaaaaaaatccttaaaatTTCTATAACCAGTTATACTATCCTACTTTCACTGCAATGCTCATCCACTCAGTAAAGCTATTCCAATTATTCGTGCATGTCAATGATGAAacataaagttagtaaagatgtgagagtaagaagtaaacaaacttgTTCCGTGCAACACAACTTGAtgcttcttgaaaacagcgtccagcaGTTGACGTTGTCGctagttctcctcttttgttggagaaAGTTCCTCGTCGTACTCTGCTATCTTTCTTTataacactacaaatatttctcCAACAGCCGCAGTTAGTCGCTAATTAACCAACACTCTCCGCATtttgcttagcgatgtgttgataacttccgggtgtattttgttagcagctaacaagctaagctaagttGCAGGTTAACATCGCCAAAGAAGCTTCAATGTTCACTGAGTTGAGTTCATTCTGACACAAATAACGAGTACAGTTTAGTTTGTCACACCTAAACGAAAAGGTACAAACGTAACAATGAAGGAATTAACGCAGAATAAAAACCCACACTGATCCGCTGCCTTTTACAAGACGTTCCGTGAGAGAATACACTCTTAGTCTGCGCATGTGCAAATGATAGGTTACGTCactcccttcttcttcttcttttcagtTTTACAGCAGCTGGCATCCATCTGTGTTGCATTACTGCCATCCTCAGTTTCATTTTATTAATCTCTCCTTGAGTCCAATATTGTTCAAAAACTCTCATACTATTACGTCACTTCCTATTGACTTGTTTCGTCTTTTATATAGAATTTGCACGCAAACGCGACATTATAATTCACAAAAAATCAACACACGACTCGCCCAGGGTGTAAACAAGGAGACGACCGAAATAACGTGCCTTAAAGAATTTGAATGCAATTTCGAAGTAGTTTTTAAAATTAAAGTTACAATTAAAGGTGGattatgaaataataataaacgtgaatccactgtgtactcagCCCATTTCATACATAAAAAATCACGTGGAAAAATATATACATGACAAGAACCAGCAACTCCATGCtacttaaaacattaaaaacgaaTATAAAGTGCATGAGAAGTTTAACTCACCATAATGCTAAATCAAtgggagccctgagcttgtttctctgcaacaagacggtcccaactgggggtaatgggagacaaagtGTGTTGCTTATGTCCAGTCTGCTCCGTTGTTTGTCTGAGAGCCGGCCCAGGTAACACCTAATTGGTTATGCAAGATGAGAACcttctaagaacgttctaagaacgttcttagaacatattaatgttctaagaacgttcttagaacgttcgttctcatctatataccaaatataatttgcctgcaatggaaacagcaactgttaggcttttataagtgtttttttcgcaaatttactttttatacagtatgttgtaacgtttccctaactttctgcgaatgtgttgtgttttgtgaacaatctgacgcacagtaggtggcggtaatgcacacacaaggttgcttgccaaccgccataaaaatcaaaagaagaagaagaagaagaaggagaagaagaagaagactgcgCGCATGCACAGTTGAAGCTGCtccgtgagacaaagaaggacgaaagctaactacttccagaatcccgattttaaagcaatttggtGCGCCATCCATTTATCACATGTAAGTAGATAGAAAGAGTGAAATACGAAGcacgtttttgtataacaatttccaacctacatgattaatttcagaccattttacggttttagcGTTGTGTCAAATGCGCGCCATGCTCAACGGCCGGTGCTAACTAGCATACATTTCTCGTGCAGGTTGGCTGTTATAAAGTTTCCAAACTGACCAAAGACCAACGAATGACTTCTGAAGAAGGGTGGATTTATCTGTAGCCTAGTTAAACAATAATTTGCCCCGTCAGTGTCATGGTTTGAATGCTGCCTGAACGTTCCGTGAACGTTATAGTTCCGTGTGGGCGATAATGGGGCAAcccattttccttgtttttttttttatagaataaaCACAATGAAGAAGTTTCAACAGAGGGCTTATAAGCGTAGATGGGCTGCCACAACAAGGCATTTGAAGAAGCAATGCCGACAGTCAACTTTAGAATTAGAGAGTGATGATAGCGAGCAAGAGAATGACACGACAATCTTATCAACTCCAGAAACAGTGACAACCCTTCAGTACATGGATGCTGCGGAGACTGCTGCTTCCTGCACTGCCGCGGGTGCTGACAATGCCACCTACAGTGGCCCTGATAGTGATGAGCCTGATGAAAATGATGCTGATTGGAGACTAATCGACCATCATGTCACCTTGTCATCTGATTCAGAAAATGAGAGTGATAGTGACTGCTTTGAAGATCATTTGAGTTTGTTAGCAACCGAATATCATGTCAAACATAATGCATTGGACAGCCTTTTGAAGCAACTCAAGAAAGTTTTCCAGATGGCTCCTTCTTTTGTGGTCGTTGAGTTCCTTGGTGAACGTTCAGTCGCTGTTGTCCCAACCATATGGACAGAAGATCATGGAAAGGTTATTACTTTTTCTGAAAAGTACTCTGCATAGGCATAATATTGTagcttattattaattattatgtcATTCATCATGACTGGATTATTTTATCTTCAGAATAGCTTCTGCTATTGGCCAAGGCCAAATCCTACCTACTCCAGAATTCGGAAAGCTGAGATTCCTGACAAAGAATTCTGGGATAGGCTGCCAATTCGGGTTTTCAGGAAAACATTGACTGGTAAGGGAATATTGTCAAAGTCATATCAtgtatattttaaacaacataagttAGATTCATCTTGAGTCATCGGCATACTTTGAAATTTTGCAGAAGACTTTGACAAGGCCCTTCAATACGAAAAACAAGCTGAAATGTTTTCGAGCCCAGAAG encodes:
- the LOC133663626 gene encoding uncharacterized protein LOC133663626 — protein: MKKFQQRAYKRRWAATTRHLKKQCRQSTLELESDDSEQENDTTILSTPETVTTLQYMDAAETAASCTAAGADNATYSGPDSDEPDENDADWRLIDHHVTLSSDSENESDSDCFEDHLSLLATEYHVKHNALDSLLKQLKKVFQMAPSFVVVEFLGERSVAVVPTIWTEDHGKNSFCYWPRPNPTYSRIRKAEIPDKEFWDRLPIRVFRKTLTEDFDKALQYEKQAEMFSSPEEVSTKRSHITPERYRNDEEDVFDADGIVTFQRLFTYNTQTLLSGA